CGAAGGCGTCGCACAGGCGGGCGATCGAGCCCAGGTTTTCGGGGTTGCTGATCTGGGGGCAGACCACGAATCGGAGCGTCCCGGAAGCGGTCCCCCACAATTCCCGCCAACTTGGCGCAGGGAGTCGCCGACCGCAGGCCAGCGCTCCGCGATGAAACGGGAAGCCGACGAGATCGTGGACCTTCTCGAAAGGCACGACGTAAAGGGGGACGTCCTCGGGAACGGTCGTCTGAAGACGGTCGAGATGCCGGTCGGTGAGCAGGACAGAGTCCGTCGGATACCGACTGGCGATCAACCGATCGACGAGGCGCTCGCCCTCGACGATGAAATGGTTCAGGTCGCGGGTCGTGTTCGTCGCCTTCAGCGAGCGGTAGACCGCCAGCCGGGGGTCGTTCAGGTCGTCGATCGGGATGGTCGTCATGGCCCGTCGATTGTATCGCGGAGAATTCGGGAAGGGAGGTTCGCTCCAGGTCGGCTTGTTCGGATCTTGCTTCGGGAGTCGGCTGGGAAGGATTCTCTCCCAGGATCCCCGCTTTCAGGGGCCGGCGGTCGGTTGTGTCGAACAGGGGGCGGGGATTATCGTGGATGCCCTGGCGTGCCCACGTTTCTCGACGCGTTCCATGGACGGAACCCCTACCGCCGAAGCAGGATCGGCGACCGCCCGGAGAGCCTCTCGCATGGTCGGCTTGGCAGCTCGCTGGTCCCCTTACGCTCTGGCGTTCTTCAGCAGCCTCTGCATCATGGTCCTGGAACTCGTGTCGAGCCGATTGGTGGCTCGCCACGTCGGCTCCTCCTTGACCGTCTGGAACAGCGTCATCGGGATCATCCTGGCGGGGATCTGCCTGGGGAACGTGCTCGGCGGCCGGCTGG
The nucleotide sequence above comes from Paludisphaera rhizosphaerae. Encoded proteins:
- a CDS encoding TrmH family RNA methyltransferase, with amino-acid sequence MTTIPIDDLNDPRLAVYRSLKATNTTRDLNHFIVEGERLVDRLIASRYPTDSVLLTDRHLDRLQTTVPEDVPLYVVPFEKVHDLVGFPFHRGALACGRRLPAPSWRELWGTASGTLRFVVCPQISNPENLGSIARLCDAFDVDGILAGPSCPDPLSRRVLRVSMGSALRLPVVVADDLLSMAADMENTLGVEFFAAVAGEATPFEEVSLPPRLGLVLGDEDRGVDPAWVARCRRSITIPMPGRASSLNVSTAAAILIYRFASRAEPPPRTQASIGLGGT